One Hyperolius riggenbachi isolate aHypRig1 chromosome 12, aHypRig1.pri, whole genome shotgun sequence genomic window, CAGAAGAAACTTTTGTCTTTAACAGCTGATTGTTGGCTTTTGGGTggagattttaacttttttttttcattaacctGGGATAGATCCCTAGCTCCGTCCTATAGCATCTCAAACCAGAGTGGACTCTCATCTAGAGATTTACGTCAGTGGGTGAGGGCTCACCATTTGGTGGACCTGTGGCAGATAGCTCACCTCACTTACCCCACTaactaaaaatgtatgtgttaatgtacctgcaccagcgggaatgcgtaaaaatgtacgcaatgcagcccgccgacccagaggttggcaaaaacgaaactagctgacggccggagactggagcagcagtaagtgactatgagggaacaggatggctgcatggggctgggagaagccccaggtaagtgaaacttttttttttttgcctgaccattcctttaaaggaaacccgaggtgagaggcatatggaggctgacatgtttgtttcctgttaaataatgcactttgcctggctatcctgctgatcctttgcatcTAAAACTTTAAAGAACTGaattgagaaaaatatggaggctgccatatttattttcttttaaacaataccagttgactggcagtcctgttagtctatttggctgcagtagtgtctgaataacaccaggaacaagcatgcagctaatgagattgatttttaccattaaaaatgcttttattttctcagttcatagtgaaaaatacactctgtagcattatttcagaatcaaatatcttcaccataaattgtgaccggaacataatctaagttttgtgataagcggtaagaacagccaaacaaaatgtgtgttttattttaatCTAAAgtagcaccaggggcgtagcaataggggttgcagaggttgcaaccgcatcagggcccttgggccagaagggccccaaagggccctccctcaactacagtattagctttctattggtcctgtgctcataataatcacttctatagatgctttgaatagtggtaatcattaacaagctgtcccccatccccttcttgtacctctgacactgtagttgccattggcagggtttggtgcaccatatcatatgttatgtatagagtgcttggggggccccatgtaaaatgtGCTTCGCCgcgcacagctccttagctatgccactgcacacagcactttttatttttaaactgtaattggtaaaaatgagaaataatgtgttttttctgtttttttttttcttgttttctcattaaaattcatagaaaacaaaatagtttgagggaaaaatggcatacaatgaaagattagtttgtcttgaaaaaaaaacaatatatatttcatttctgtgtcataagtagggataaagttatttctgattaaatagggagatAGCTAAACTGTCCaaattgctcttgtccataagtgggaaacaaggtctggatgcaaagtggttaaatatgataGCCTCCCCGACACCCTGTGTTCCTTCTCTCCACACATTCTACTAGAGACTTGTTTCTCAGATGCTAAcgacttattttttttaaatgaaacccgagttgtgagacctatggaacctgctaattgatttccttttaaataataccagttgcctggtagccctgatgatctgtctggtcagtagggtctaaatcacacacctgaaacaagcatgtagctactagctaatcttgtcagatttgtcatagacctctgatctgcatgcttccctctcacctcgggttccctttaatcacaCAAGCAATTCACGCAACAGGAACAATTGATcgacttttttttactatttccaAAAGAAGACATTAGACAAAGGTTACCATATGCACCAAAGCAGTTTTATTAGAAGATTCAGCAGTAACGGTCCATACAAATCCTGACATCCCAGGCcttaaaaaacacataaaagcaaGAACTTGTGTATGCCATGAAACCAAATATAACATGTAGGTTTCCTGTTGGATTTTGTGGTTCATTCAATTGTAATTCCACATAGACAGATATGCATGATCTCAAAATTCATCCTCTGCATTTAACCAATTTCAAATAGAGAACCATGATGGTTGTACCTTACATCTCATCACAAGGTCTGATCACATGACTCCTCTAGTATGCTTCCTTTGTCTAGTCACCCCTGGTCTACAGGAAGGACTGATTGGATAAGTGCTTCCTAGATTTACATGCAGCTCTTGGAGGAAGTAGCCTGGATTAGTCATGTGACCACATTGTTTTAGATCCCATCTCATTTCAAACAGATGTTCTACATGAAGCCAACAGCATGTTATATTGGACACACAACACTTCTGCTCAGAAAAACAGAAGGGACAAAAAAGACAGAAGATACTTGTGAGCCCTTAAGTGTTATATGGCCCGGTCCGAACGATTGAGATTTAATTATGTTTAGCCTGGTTGTATCCTTCTTCAGCTATGGTTTTTGGTCTTCCACCTGCACCGCTCATGCCACCCATTCCGCTGGAGCTGCCAGTGCTGCTTACACTGAATGAACCTCCGGTGACTGCTATACTGCTGGCTCCTCTGGACCATGATGCCCGCCTGTGAAGAGAAGCCATATTATTGTGGTTAGCTATGGGACAACAAACAATGTAACACTGTTAATTTAACTCAGtagtcaggggtgtaacaatagactcagaagggatgcagccacatggGGGGCCCAGAATCCACAGGGGGCActgttgagagactgacaactaaaggcaaGGAGCAAAAAACATGTTCTGCTCTccccacaattgttctaatgactgcacctgctcagccactgataaggaatcgtacaaagttttgcagacaaagatttgtagacagtccctattcagtgttcagtaggGTCTTGTGTATAGCactgttctacccccagcctttctacccctccccaagtgctgtgtcctgtagtgatgcttaaGGAGTCTGAGCACAGAGAGAATAAGctttctgttctctgcaaaattgttctaatgactgtatctctctctctctctgtgtgtgtgtgtgtgtgtgtgtgtgtgtgtgtgtgtgtgtgtgtgtgtgtgtgtgtctagaggtagggcagtgctgtacacaagaccctgctgaaccctGAATAGTgaatgtctacaaatctttgtctgcaaaattttgtaagattccttatcagtggctgagcagatgcagtcattagaacaattgttcagagagcagaaagttttttctttctgtgccattAGTTGTCAGTATCTCAGGACAGGCCCcctctgcggctgcatcccttgcagggtctattgttataccCCTGCCCACCGGTATGAGGGGCATAgcaacaggggagcagcccctgcaaccacAGGGGGACCCCGAGTTGTCAGGGGACCCCCTGATAGAGGTCCATCCAattcaggtgtttttgtagctacacttgttatgggtgtggagattacgatggccacactttttttatgacccttgtgagatggctgTGAGGTTCTCCAGGGGTAgctaagggaaagggtgtgaaaactGGGGAGATCCATATaagttttgctggagggcccaatggtttgtagttacacccctgcctgcTTTGAATGGAAGGAGTGGTGATGTCATCAAACAGAGCTGTTTTCATATATGCAGATGTCAAATTTACTGTTGACACTTCTGAGTAAATATACCTAGCTGTCCAGCAGACACAGGCCACCACTTCTGATTTGTAATCATTTGTATCTCTTCTCAAAGAAGGGGATTTTGATTCCCCTTTTTTAAGCACTGAATCGATAACACTTCACTGTGACTTAAAATACTTCAGATATCACAGTTAAATCATTGTGTTTTTAGAGAAGGTAATAATACACAGGACTTTTCTAAGCCCTTGTGCAGCTGATCTAATAAGGAAAATGGGggcttggggggtggggggtttctGTATAGAACCTAGGTCTTTTTCTTTAGGGGGGAGAGGCAAGCTGTGCACTGGATTTGCTTACCTGGGCTATACAGGCCTCATTTGATTAGGGgtggctgggtagtgtaatggttaagggctctgcctctgacacaggagaccagggttcaaatcttggctgtgcctgttcagtaagccagcacctattcagcaggagaccgtgggcaagtcttcctaacactgctactgcctatagagtgcatccaagtggctgcagctctggcgttttgactccgccaggagaaaagcgcaatataaatgtttgtctCTAAGTTAGGAACACCATTTTCTGAACATGTTGTTTTACATTGGGTGGCATTCTTTCTCATACAAACATACGTCATACACATGCATTACTGTGCCACAGACTAGATTACTTAAAAGTTGTAATATATATGGTAACACTTACTGAGGATCCTCTCCATCCATAAGTTGTTTGTATGTGGCAATCTCTCTTTCAAGCAGGGACTTCACATCCATGAGGGTCTTGTACTCAAAGTTCTGTCTCTCCAGGTCGCATCTCAGATCTGCCAGTTGAACCTCCAACTCGTTGATCATATCTTGCAGCTGAGCCAGTTGGTTGCCATATCCAGCTTCTGTCTCCGCCAAAGTGTTCTCCAGAGCCATTTTCTGTGTAGACAATACAAGAGGTCATTGAGAGTACATTTTTCAGTGAGGCTCCATAACTtcgaactttaaccacttgaccaccagagcaattttcacctttcagcgtttcttccattcattcgtctttatcattacttatcacgatGAAttgattcattatttctcagttttcggccattatagttttaaaataatacatgcctccataattaaaacccacgtactgtatttgcccgtttgtcccggttattacaccgtttaaatgtttggcgccaatattttatttggaaataaaggtgcatttttttttcagttttgcgtccatccctaattacaagcccatagtttataaagtaacagtgttataccctcttgacttgaaTATTTAAagaattcagtccctaaggtaactatttatgtatttttttttattgtaatttttttttctttgtattacaaaaaaaaaattggggcgtgtgggaggtaattagttaatttataatgtaaaactaggtatttatttatgaaaaatgtttttggatgtagttttactatttggccacaagatggccacagtaattttttgttcatgcAACCTGTAAGCCCCCGGAAGTACGCTTACTggaagcacaatgaggctgggaaaatcacaatgatcgcgctgcttctaatagaagcagccgatcattgctggggggcagagatcaacgaatgggaatggttcttctcattcattgatctccgggcaagcgggaggcggcgtgcacgagcgcgggagcAAGCGGGAGCATGGACAGCGGCGGTACCACCAGGGGCGGTATGTGTTTCTATGcccctggtggtaaagtggttaaggtttaAGTTATATTTTCTAAGAGATGTAGAGTTTCATATACAGTTTAATTGCATGTGATGGGGCCTAGAAGCAGAGAAATATTAGGGCACCATTGCTTTCTAGGGGTTGCTTCTACTTAGGTTTGATTGGACTTGTCTACAGTTACTCCATGACATTCATAAAGAAGATAAACTGCAATCTATTgactatttccttttaagcatgcTTTCCAACAGGTAGCTGTAAGCAATCAAGAATGGTACCTTAAATCAGCATTTTATGGTGTCTGTTTATTTGGCCAAGGGACATATGGGAACTTATAAGGAGTTGCTGCAAAGGTTATAAAAAAGCTAATCTATTAGTCTAGGGAGTTCAGGAAAGGTTGGGAGGAGTTAGCGTGGTGGAGTTAGGTTAAAAGGATTAAAGGAAGTTATTGAGCTAGGTTAGATTCGtagtttagggttagacattgcttGATGTTTGTAGACTTGGGTTAAGCTGGGTGGGGATGGGACTGGGCTCATTTCGGATGATGCAATGACATAAGGCACAATATTGGGTTTGGGGTAACTGACCCAATATCCTGTGTTTAAttatacacatatatgtatacCACTTACCAAGCTATTTTGTGTTTGAAGGTCGATTTCCAGATTTTGGATTGTGTGCTTAAGTTGAAGGAGTTCCGTATTGTAGGTCTGCAGCTGTTGAGAACTGTTGGTCACCTGTAGGTTCAGCTCGTCGCTCTAAAGAGAAAACAATCCTGTCAAAATCCAGAGTGGACCATCATTACCATGACTAGCTTGTTTGATCTTCCATTTACCTTCTCAATGAACCATCTCTCTGCTTCCTTGGCGTTGTCCTCCATTATAGTTTCATATTGAGATCTTATTTCTGCCAAGACTCTGCTGAGATCCACACCTGGTGCAGCATCAACTTCAACATTGACCTTGGCACCCAGCTGGCTACGCAGACTGGTGACCTCCTAAATACAGAAAGATAAAATGtaagtttggatttttggggggaCATGTTGGATGTCTTTCATGAATACGTTAAAATTTAGTATTAGTTGCATgtttaaataccatgtgatatattCTGCAATGTCTATAATATTGGGAGCTATGCTGTGGATAGACCCACCTTGTACCAGACCAGAAATAGTTCAAACAGGACTGCATCTTGAATACACATATGTTTATTATCTCATCACTGCAGCTCGAGTACTGCAGAGTAATGTGAAGAGCTAATGAGATTTATGACCACTTTCTATTTACACTAGGGAGTATATAACTGATTTAAGCCCCTCTCATACAAAGAAAGCAGTGCTTAGAAATATATTCTCTCACTTAATGATTTCTGCTGACATGCTAAGGTAACTTAAAACACTGCAGGCTAAAAAGGGCATGAATTTTCACTTTTCTGCATTTAGTGCTGACTTCACCGGCAAAATGAAAGCTCCAATGGAGACAACCCCCCAACAAACAAAAAGATGAGCAACAAAGATTAGCTATAAGAAAGGGGCATCACACACAATCTATGGTAGGCATGTCTGTTACTCCAAGATATAGACAACATCACTTTATTTTAAGTGTGCACCAATTAGAGGTTTCCTTTGACACCTACTGTTCCCTGTAGGAATTTTAATTTTGCTTCGGAGTTCCCTAGATTGCTGCGTATGAGTGCCTTAGCGGTTATCTCATTGGACAGGCCCCCTAACACCACTGTTGTAAATTCACAAGCAGTTAATAACTGGTGTCATAAGACTGGAAGAATGGATCAGGTAAAAATTGAGCCATTTGAGAAATGTTGATGAAGTAATTTAGATCTTTACACCCCCCCATACATATTTGTAGTTTACCTCGTCATGGTTCTTCTTCAGGAAGGCCAGCTCATCGTTCAGGTTCTGCAGTTGTACTTCAAGGTCCTTTCTTGTCAGTTGAAGTTCATCCAGCACCCGGCGGAGTCCATTGATGTCGGATTCAACTCCCATGCGGAGTGCTGCCTCATTTTCATACCTTGGAAAAGGGTTTAGAACAGCATTAAGTACTCAAATGGCTGCATAGGGCAGTGTGGTGGTTGCTGCTGACCAAAGAAAGCTGTCTGCACTAAGGAACCCTAACAGCATGAAACAGTTTTCAGCAATATTCAAAGCATAGTAtgagcaggagaaaaaaaaaacactattcaaAGATGAATTAAAGTTATATTTTTTTGTACACAGGAGAGAAAAATGGCAGCGCATCCAaaaccaggctgcatctgaatgacttaaGAGCaagatgttgtgcaaagcatgttTAAAGGCATAAATGCACCTAATTGTATCTGAAACAGGTGCTACACTTTActctaatggaggatgttagcttccaaaacagtttgcatgcaaaataatTCAAACTAGACCCTTCCACCGCAGTGAGGTGGTCGTATcggaagggaccctaacctcttTTCAAATGTCAGTTTCATCTGGGAGCTATTCAAATATGAAAGTCTATAACTTGTGTAAGGgacatttttatttagcacagttcTTTGTTTCATACATGTTATTGTTAGCAAGAATAAACAATATTGGTTAGGCAACATTGAGGCACATTTTATTATAAAGAATGGAAGGCAACCTACTTGGTTCTGAAGTCATCTGCAGCCAGACGAGCATTGTCAATCTGGAGAACAAGATTGGAATTGTTGTTGTTTCCTTGCAGGATCTGAAAAATGGCAACAATAGTGGAATAATGAGATCTGGTAAAGTTGTCACACAATATGATACAGTAAGGCACTTATATACCTACAATGTAATTGTCTTTACTGAAAACATAAACATACCTGGTTTTGAAGATCCTCAATGGTCTTGAAGTAGGCCTGGAAATCAGGGGAAGCGTACGGGACCTGTTTGTCGTACCACTCTCGGATTTTCCTTTCCAGTTGAGCGTTCTCCTGCTCCAAAGAGCGGACCTTGTCTAGGTAGGAAGccaacctgtcattcagcagttgcATGGTTTCCTTCTCATTAGTGCAAAGAAGGTTTTCATTGCCAGAAGTGTGGTAGCTTTGGAAGGTACATTGGCCTACACCAGTACCAAATCCACTAATGCTAGAGCCATAGCTACCAGAACCACCTAGACCAAAACCAaagtttccagcacaggaagatccAAGACCACCATAAGCACTGCTCATGACTCTGTTTCCACCATGAGTGCTGCCAGGCCTGTATGATCCACTAGTGCGCACAGATGACATGCTGGAACTTCCACCTGCTGGTCCTCTAATTGAGCCAGTGGAAGTCCTAATGGTTGACTTAGAACTCATGATGTTGATTACACTCAGCTAGTCAAGTGGATGACAGAAACTGCTGGTAATGCACTAACCAAAGTGAGCTCTCTTTTATACTGCTCCATTTGGGTGTTTCCTACTTAAGGTCAAGTTTCCTATGAGAATTTACCCTCAACGCCCTATCATGTTGGTGCAATATCTACAAAAATGTGTCCATAAAATTCAGCATTTTGGGTTCCAGACCTAGTTTCTGAATACAATACATTATTTTATTTCTCCTATAAAACTAACTCCATGGCACGCCTTACCAAGAAGACACATTATATGATAAATTATAGATGCAGAAACTGCACTCAAgctaattttttgttttaaacggGGACACATAAAGTGGAATGTACTAATTATTATGGGGAGGTACTCTGTCATTATTTGTCTGCCTAGCGTGTGTAATGGTAAAAGTAAAATATAGAAGTACATAGTTCATGCAAAGTTTGGATGTATAATAGTCATGTTTTTGAAGTAGAAAAGATAGATAACATATTTATGGT contains:
- the LOC137540913 gene encoding keratin, type I cytoskeletal 19-like; the protein is MSSKSTIRTSTGSIRGPAGGSSSMSSVRTSGSYRPGSTHGGNRVMSSAYGGLGSSCAGNFGFGLGGSGSYGSSISGFGTGVGQCTFQSYHTSGNENLLCTNEKETMQLLNDRLASYLDKVRSLEQENAQLERKIREWYDKQVPYASPDFQAYFKTIEDLQNQILQGNNNNSNLVLQIDNARLAADDFRTKYENEAALRMGVESDINGLRRVLDELQLTRKDLEVQLQNLNDELAFLKKNHDEEVTSLRSQLGAKVNVEVDAAPGVDLSRVLAEIRSQYETIMEDNAKEAERWFIEKSDELNLQVTNSSQQLQTYNTELLQLKHTIQNLEIDLQTQNSLKMALENTLAETEAGYGNQLAQLQDMINELEVQLADLRCDLERQNFEYKTLMDVKSLLEREIATYKQLMDGEDPHFHTLSLSYPWRTSQPSHKGHKKSVAIQNVMGHGKESASGEKDGKHRQSSAQGQPLRKRSSCGSEEWTRAERGVQSGSNRCDEARIAGVGFETSHQRPDRRNRLTQPRGQAIPEGCLLQRLDGIEKYILLISREIFLAVSKQSFHQIKNRICMENTMDAMVKHPP